The following proteins are co-located in the Telopea speciosissima isolate NSW1024214 ecotype Mountain lineage chromosome 9, Tspe_v1, whole genome shotgun sequence genome:
- the LOC122639152 gene encoding S-protein homolog 24-like, whose translation MTVLVDQSSSKAATDLFDDSLFTASITNELGNDLNLNIHCQSNDTDLGKHLLPFDKVYSWNFKVKDQTRVFNYDVEWGNNVHAHFDAFVFSRDDFAVSYGTRAWWAKVDGLYSDTPDGLKLFYKWST comes from the coding sequence ATGACTGTTTTGGTTGATCAGTCTTCTTCTAAAGCTGCTACGGATCTCTTCGATGATTCGTTATTCACTGCATCTATCACCAATGAACTCGGCAATGACTTAAATCTGAATATTCATTGCCAATCCAATGATACTGATTTGGGTAAGCATCTGCTTCCATTTGACAAGGTGTACAGTTGGAATTTTAAAGTTAAAGACCAGACAAGAGTCTTCAACTACGATGTAGAATGGGGAAATAATGTCCATGCTCATTTTGATGCGTTTGTGTTTTCAAGAGATGATTTTGCAGTTTCTTATGGTACTCGCGCTTGGTGGGCGAAGGTTGATGGCTTGTATTCTGACACCCCTGACGGCCTTAAGTTATTTTACAAGTGGTCCAcctag